Within the Prosthecochloris marina genome, the region TCAACACTGACTATTAGCGCCTCCGGCTCTACATCAATTTTTTCATGAGATGTCTCCGGCGCTTCGACCTTGACGCCATGAATCATCATAGGAGCTGTAACCATGAAAATGATCAACAGCACCAGCATGACATCAACAAACGGAGTAACGTTTATTTCACTCAACAGCCGGCTCGACCTTCCCCTCATCCCGTTCGAACCGTTACCCGAGTTCATTGACAAATGACTTTATAAATTCACCGGAAAAATCTTCAAGATCCCTTTCTATCGAATTAATCTGCTGTGTAAAGTAATTATAGGCTATTACGGCAGGAATAGCTGCCGCAAGCCCTGCTGCAGTTGCAACCAGTGCTTCTGCAATTCCTGGAGCAACTGTTGCAAGTGAAGCCGACTGGGTCACACCGATGCTCAAAAACGAGTTCATGATCCCCCAAACGGTTCCGAACAAACCGATAAACGGAGCGGTATTACCAACGGTTGCAAGAAACGGAACATACCTCGATAGATTTTTTGTTTCCTCATTTGCTTCACGCCTTATCGCCCTCGATATGCGCTCCTCAATCTGACTGGCCTTTTTGAGATCACCAAGCGCA harbors:
- the tolQ gene encoding protein TolQ, which codes for MFSSKTGFFSLLADAGPVVLFVLVVLLLFSVLSWSIIIMKAGSIGRAISQSKDFLDYFFDVSNIDKVFGEAENYRNGSLAKVFRAGYVEYRALGDLKKASQIEERISRAIRREANEETKNLSRYVPFLATVGNTAPFIGLFGTVWGIMNSFLSIGVTQSASLATVAPGIAEALVATAAGLAAAIPAVIAYNYFTQQINSIERDLEDFSGEFIKSFVNELG